In Roseiconus lacunae, one genomic interval encodes:
- the hrpA gene encoding ATP-dependent RNA helicase HrpA, translating into MSFKPSSPSLNPNKPPASRSGESSDESTGNAKATSESSRDAARPDAVKDGGADTTVAGHSPSTGPDLSINLVPIDPESVTLDDAMRADRFRLRRQRKRLDASTFQQRLLDSVTRRRRREAYQPKLDYPDVLPISQYRSEIIETLRSRQVIVVCGETGSGKSTQLPKFCLEAGLGREAMIGHTQPRRLAARSIATRLSEELECSLGEQVGYQVRFGDQTGPDTMIKLMTDGVLLAETGNDRFLDQYDAIIIDEAHERSLNIDFLLAYLRQLQSKRPDLKIIITSATIDAERFAEHFADDQGPAPILNVEGRGYPVEIRYLPWEEVAGDGERGYDLSNHVIAAIKNLSRSGQGDTLVFLPTERDIRMVSHRVAGHYKRMGLEGRVEVLPLYARLPQKDQQRIFHPSGNRQRLIFATNVAESSLTVPGIRYVIDSGTARISRYSPRSKLQRLPIEPVSRASADQRAGRCGRVGPGICVRLFSDEDYQSREDFTTPEIKRTNLASVVLKSKTLGLGSLDALPLLDVPRPESVREGIQTLIELNAIDERHELTDIGHALGNMPVDPRIGRIILAAEDHGVLGEVLPIAAALEIADPRVRPPEKQQAADEAHAEFRDGESDFLSLLKLWRYYEQSRADFSRSKLNRELGKRFLSPTRMREWSDTYRQLREIATGSRGKQRPNKTNESGRRVAPAVNKIRYSDHADRTVEKEVYASVHQALLAGFLSGVAMAGEKNVYIGPRNLKLYLWPGSGVFDSKPKWIVAAELVETTKQYARTVAKISPNWIEQVGAHLLKSSYSEPHWSEKAGGAFCYQRQSLFGLPIVVKRRVPLPPIDPSTSQELLISHGLVQQLLSTNARIVRHNRALRQALEELAAKTRRRDLVVDDYVITRFYQERLPDDVVDRGRLEKFSKTHPIPAWAEKPFDSASLSAWLAHPPQASDDDASGYMQPSDLIDIDVDEITEDQFPNHLSVGGSELPLRYRYEPGADDDGVSLKIHRAAISQISDDRLGWLVPGLLQQKIVAMIKSLPKRIRRNLVPAADVAKQIRDELMQVYGEVPFMQAACDAMGRHAEMRISPDDFQQEKLEDHYQFLVEVVDDEGKTLAQSRGIAPLRSRFPAEGADSSSASQPDIDISAGEPMKTFEIERLDRQVVRERGGVKVAQFPAFLDRGDHVTIEWFADQTAAEATHRQGLTRLYAIAERKELRRQVKWLPELDRIKIQLSGLKIGHEIESLLIDLIARLAFVEKQPLVRSRDEFEQRRTDRGERIAVAVQEMAKWLASLAQAYLTLRSDREEFAASRFSQADHDIRRQLQWLFCDRFLAITPWQWLQHYPRYLSAISYRMDKLRSGSGNRDREATETIERLWNRWIETLGEHEAAAEKQVATEFRWMIEELRVSLYAQPLGTAVKVSPTRCEKSLPSR; encoded by the coding sequence ATGAGCTTCAAGCCCTCCAGTCCTTCACTCAATCCAAACAAGCCGCCGGCGAGTCGCTCCGGCGAATCATCTGATGAATCTACCGGCAATGCGAAAGCAACGTCCGAGTCGTCGCGTGATGCCGCAAGGCCGGATGCCGTAAAGGACGGGGGAGCGGATACGACCGTCGCGGGCCACAGCCCGTCGACGGGGCCGGATCTCTCGATTAATCTCGTCCCGATCGATCCCGAATCGGTCACGCTCGATGACGCGATGCGGGCGGACAGGTTTCGCTTGCGACGCCAACGAAAACGGCTCGACGCGTCAACATTTCAACAGCGGTTGCTCGATTCGGTGACGCGGCGTCGACGCCGGGAAGCGTATCAGCCGAAACTGGATTATCCCGATGTCTTGCCGATCTCTCAGTACCGATCGGAAATTATTGAGACGCTTCGGTCGCGGCAAGTGATTGTCGTCTGCGGTGAAACAGGCAGCGGAAAAAGCACCCAGCTGCCAAAATTTTGTCTTGAAGCCGGTCTCGGCCGCGAGGCGATGATCGGGCACACCCAACCACGTCGACTTGCCGCACGCAGTATCGCAACGCGGTTGAGCGAGGAACTCGAATGCTCGCTCGGCGAACAAGTCGGCTACCAAGTTCGTTTCGGTGACCAGACGGGCCCCGATACGATGATCAAGCTGATGACCGATGGGGTACTGCTTGCCGAAACGGGCAACGATCGATTCCTCGATCAATACGATGCGATCATCATCGACGAGGCACACGAGAGATCGCTGAACATCGATTTCCTGCTCGCCTACTTGCGGCAACTGCAATCCAAACGCCCCGACCTCAAAATCATCATCACTTCGGCGACGATCGATGCCGAACGTTTTGCCGAGCACTTCGCCGATGATCAAGGTCCGGCACCGATTTTGAATGTCGAAGGACGAGGTTACCCGGTCGAGATTCGATATTTGCCATGGGAAGAAGTCGCGGGCGATGGCGAACGCGGATACGACCTGTCGAACCATGTGATCGCGGCGATCAAAAATCTCTCCCGCAGCGGACAGGGCGACACGTTAGTATTTTTGCCCACCGAACGCGACATCCGTATGGTCTCTCATCGCGTTGCCGGACACTACAAACGCATGGGGCTGGAGGGTCGTGTCGAAGTGCTACCGCTGTATGCACGGCTTCCACAAAAAGACCAACAACGAATCTTTCATCCCAGTGGGAATCGCCAACGTCTGATCTTTGCCACCAACGTCGCCGAAAGCTCATTGACGGTGCCGGGGATTCGCTACGTGATCGATAGCGGCACCGCCCGTATCAGTCGCTACAGCCCACGTAGTAAACTGCAACGGTTGCCGATCGAACCGGTCAGTCGCGCGAGCGCCGATCAACGCGCCGGTCGTTGTGGGCGTGTCGGCCCGGGAATCTGCGTGCGTTTGTTTTCTGACGAAGACTACCAATCACGCGAAGATTTTACGACACCGGAAATCAAACGTACCAACCTGGCTTCAGTCGTGCTGAAAAGTAAAACACTGGGGTTAGGTTCGCTTGATGCGCTGCCGCTACTGGACGTCCCACGCCCGGAATCGGTTCGTGAAGGCATCCAAACGCTGATCGAACTAAACGCCATTGACGAACGTCACGAACTGACCGATATCGGACACGCCCTCGGCAACATGCCCGTCGATCCTCGGATTGGTCGTATCATCCTGGCCGCCGAAGATCATGGCGTGCTGGGCGAAGTTCTACCGATCGCCGCGGCGTTGGAGATCGCCGACCCCCGTGTGCGGCCGCCGGAAAAACAACAAGCCGCCGATGAGGCGCATGCCGAATTCCGAGATGGCGAAAGCGATTTTCTTTCGCTGCTAAAACTTTGGCGGTATTACGAACAATCTCGCGCCGACTTTTCACGAAGCAAACTCAATCGTGAACTCGGCAAGCGATTTCTCTCACCTACCAGGATGCGCGAGTGGTCGGATACCTATCGTCAACTTCGCGAAATCGCGACCGGAAGCCGAGGTAAACAGCGTCCGAACAAGACCAATGAAAGTGGTAGACGCGTGGCACCGGCGGTCAACAAAATCCGCTATTCCGACCATGCCGATCGGACCGTTGAAAAGGAAGTTTATGCGAGTGTTCACCAAGCCTTGCTGGCGGGATTCCTGAGCGGTGTCGCGATGGCGGGCGAGAAAAATGTTTACATCGGCCCACGCAACTTGAAGCTGTACCTGTGGCCGGGAAGCGGCGTCTTTGATTCCAAGCCAAAATGGATCGTGGCGGCCGAACTTGTCGAAACGACGAAGCAATATGCCCGCACGGTCGCTAAGATCTCGCCCAATTGGATCGAACAAGTTGGTGCTCACCTGCTCAAGTCTTCGTATTCGGAACCTCACTGGAGTGAAAAAGCGGGAGGTGCGTTCTGCTATCAACGACAATCGCTCTTTGGGCTCCCGATCGTTGTGAAACGGCGCGTCCCGCTGCCACCGATCGATCCATCCACCTCACAAGAATTGTTGATCAGCCATGGATTGGTTCAGCAATTGTTGTCGACCAACGCACGGATTGTGCGTCATAACCGGGCGCTTCGCCAGGCACTCGAAGAACTGGCCGCCAAAACACGGCGTCGCGATTTGGTGGTGGACGATTATGTGATCACGCGGTTTTACCAAGAGCGTTTGCCCGATGACGTGGTCGATCGTGGCCGATTGGAAAAGTTCTCCAAAACGCACCCGATTCCCGCCTGGGCAGAGAAACCATTTGATTCCGCCAGCCTGTCCGCTTGGTTAGCCCACCCGCCGCAAGCTTCCGACGATGACGCCAGCGGTTATATGCAACCATCGGACTTGATTGATATCGACGTCGATGAGATCACCGAAGATCAATTCCCCAATCACCTTTCCGTCGGTGGGAGTGAGCTGCCGCTGCGCTATCGCTACGAACCCGGGGCAGATGACGATGGGGTAAGTCTAAAGATTCACCGGGCCGCGATCTCGCAAATCAGCGATGATCGCCTTGGCTGGTTGGTTCCCGGTTTGCTGCAGCAAAAAATCGTTGCGATGATCAAGTCGCTCCCCAAACGCATTCGTCGTAATCTTGTCCCGGCGGCCGACGTCGCCAAACAGATCCGCGATGAACTGATGCAGGTCTACGGTGAAGTCCCCTTCATGCAAGCCGCCTGTGATGCGATGGGCCGTCATGCCGAAATGCGAATCAGTCCCGATGACTTCCAGCAGGAAAAGCTCGAAGACCACTATCAGTTCCTAGTCGAAGTCGTCGACGACGAGGGGAAAACACTCGCACAAAGCCGTGGTATCGCCCCGCTTCGGTCACGTTTTCCTGCCGAAGGAGCCGACTCATCCTCGGCGTCTCAACCAGACATCGACATCAGCGCCGGCGAGCCGATGAAAACGTTTGAGATCGAACGCTTGGATCGACAAGTCGTTCGGGAACGCGGTGGAGTCAAGGTCGCCCAGTTCCCGGCTTTCCTTGATCGTGGCGACCACGTCACGATCGAATGGTTCGCCGACCAAACCGCCGCCGAAGCAACGCACCGTCAAGGACTGACCCGCCTGTACGCGATTGCCGAACGAAAGGAACTGCGGCGGCAAGTCAAATGGCTCCCGGAACTCGACCGGATCAAAATCCAACTGTCCGGTTTGAAGATTGGCCATGAAATCGAATCGCTACTGATCGACCTGATCGCACGTTTGGCGTTCGTCGAAAAACAGCCATTGGTCCGCAGTAGGGACGAATTCGAGCAGCGACGGACCGACCGAGGGGAGCGGATCGCGGTAGCGGTCCAAGAAATGGCGAAATGGCTCGCATCACTCGCCCAAGCCTATCTGACGCTTCGCAGCGACCGCGAAGAATTCGCCGCCTCACGCTTTTCACAAGCCGATCACGACATCCGTCGGCAACTCCAATGGCTGTTCTGCGATCGCTTCCTCGCAATCACACCATGGCAGTGGCTGCAACATTACCCGAGATATCTATCGGCGATTTCGTACCGAATGGATAAACTGCGAAGTGGTTCGGGAAATCGAGACCGCGAGGCAACCGAAACCATCGAACGCCTCTGGAACCGCTGGATCGAGACGCTCGGCGAACACGAAGCGGCGGCCGAAAAACAGGTCGCGACCGAGTTTCGCTGGATGATTGAAGAACTTCGCGTCAGCCTGTACGCACAGCCACTGGGAACCGCCGTGAAAGTTTCCCCTACCCGCTGTGAGAAGTCACTGCCGTCAAGGTAA
- a CDS encoding S46 family peptidase, translated as MTTVETTGDEGMYLFNDLPLKELKSKYDFEPTERWADELRLSSVRFNSGGSGSFISSDGLVLTNHHVASDTLHKLSSADRNLIDDGFLATSLDEELQAPDLELNQLVSIEDVTSRVAEGIEKNASPAEAAQQRRAVIATIEQESLEKTGLRSDVVTLFGGATYHLYRYKKYTDVRLVWAPETAAAFFGGDADNFEYPRYCMDATIMRVYEDGKPAQLEHFLRWNEAGVDEGDLVFVSGNPGRTQRIFTVAALKYLRDHRMPYVLDYLRRKEILMQQFGLDGVEATRRARDELFGIQNGRKAYTGMLAGLQDPNTIATKQRREDQLIAAIKADPELAGTESVFAEIAEIQTEKAKKLGESVTFRSRLYDLALTTVLRAAEDAKPNEQRLREFTDSGRESLVQDLLSEAPVYADLERVKLADELSRFVETRGGDDALVAKVLAGKSPRQRAAELVDGTELFDVAARKRYLDGDYAAVQSSADPIIQLALLLEDEYRQLRTHSEELDERERQAYAKLTQAVSKLQGNSGYPDATFTLRLAYGQVKTYTEDGEEIQPATDFAGAFEHESSHLGQTDFDLPESWNRHKDALDLSTQLNFVCTADIIGGNSGSPVVNRQGELVGLIFDGNIQSLTSDYLYTDQQARAVSVSGVGILHALRKIYGADALADSIGK; from the coding sequence ATGACGACCGTCGAAACGACCGGCGACGAGGGGATGTATCTATTCAACGATCTGCCCTTGAAAGAACTCAAATCCAAATACGATTTTGAACCAACCGAACGCTGGGCTGACGAACTTCGTCTGTCTTCGGTGCGTTTCAATAGCGGAGGTTCGGGTTCGTTTATCTCCAGCGATGGCCTTGTCCTGACCAATCATCACGTGGCCAGCGACACGCTTCATAAGCTCAGCAGCGCGGATCGCAACCTGATCGACGATGGCTTTCTCGCGACGTCACTCGACGAAGAATTACAAGCCCCGGACTTGGAACTCAACCAACTCGTTTCGATCGAAGACGTCACTTCGCGTGTCGCCGAGGGAATCGAAAAAAACGCCTCACCGGCCGAGGCTGCCCAGCAGCGACGAGCGGTCATCGCAACCATCGAACAAGAGTCTCTTGAGAAAACGGGGTTGCGAAGCGACGTCGTCACCTTGTTCGGCGGGGCGACGTATCATCTTTATCGATACAAAAAATACACCGATGTCAGATTGGTCTGGGCACCGGAAACTGCCGCAGCTTTCTTCGGTGGTGACGCAGACAACTTCGAATACCCTCGCTACTGCATGGACGCGACGATCATGCGTGTCTATGAAGACGGAAAACCGGCCCAGCTCGAACACTTTCTACGCTGGAACGAAGCCGGGGTGGACGAAGGCGACTTGGTATTTGTCAGCGGCAACCCGGGACGGACGCAGCGGATCTTCACCGTCGCGGCGCTGAAGTACTTGCGCGATCACCGTATGCCCTATGTGCTCGATTATCTGCGACGAAAAGAAATCCTGATGCAACAGTTCGGTCTCGACGGCGTCGAGGCGACCCGCAGGGCTCGTGACGAGTTGTTTGGGATTCAAAACGGACGAAAGGCTTACACCGGGATGCTCGCCGGACTGCAAGACCCAAACACAATCGCAACGAAACAACGTCGCGAAGATCAATTGATCGCGGCCATCAAAGCAGATCCGGAGTTGGCGGGCACCGAATCAGTCTTCGCCGAGATCGCCGAAATCCAAACCGAAAAAGCAAAGAAGCTGGGCGAGAGCGTGACGTTTCGCTCGCGACTCTACGACCTTGCACTGACGACAGTCCTGCGGGCGGCCGAGGATGCGAAGCCAAATGAACAGCGACTGCGTGAATTTACCGATTCGGGGCGTGAATCGCTCGTCCAAGATCTGCTCAGCGAAGCCCCGGTGTATGCCGATCTTGAACGCGTCAAACTGGCCGATGAACTGTCTCGGTTCGTCGAAACCCGCGGTGGCGACGATGCACTGGTAGCCAAAGTCCTGGCCGGCAAAAGCCCTCGGCAACGCGCCGCTGAGTTGGTTGACGGCACCGAACTGTTTGACGTCGCAGCCCGAAAACGGTACCTCGACGGCGACTATGCGGCCGTCCAATCGTCTGCCGATCCGATCATTCAATTGGCCCTGCTACTCGAAGACGAATACAGGCAACTCCGCACCCATAGCGAAGAATTGGACGAACGCGAACGTCAGGCGTACGCGAAGTTGACCCAGGCGGTCAGCAAACTCCAAGGCAACAGCGGCTACCCCGATGCAACGTTCACGCTGCGGTTGGCCTACGGTCAGGTCAAAACCTACACCGAAGACGGCGAAGAGATTCAACCGGCGACCGATTTCGCCGGCGCGTTCGAGCACGAGTCTTCACATCTTGGGCAAACTGACTTTGACCTGCCGGAATCCTGGAACCGACATAAGGACGCGCTCGATTTGTCCACGCAATTGAATTTCGTTTGCACCGCCGACATCATCGGCGGCAATAGCGGTTCGCCGGTGGTCAATCGTCAAGGTGAGTTGGTGGGATTGATCTTTGACGGTAACATTCAAAGCCTGACCAGCGATTATCTTTACACCGACCAACAGGCACGTGCGGTTAGCGTTTCCGGCGTCGGGATTTTGCATGCCCTCCGCAAAATCTACGGGGCCGATGCGTTGGCTGACTCGATCGGGAAATGA
- a CDS encoding sensor domain-containing diguanylate cyclase: MIDREEMPSPPTVAVELLRLVGQPEVRIDEITRVISADPALATKLIDYCNSPLTLSTRRISSLHQAVTMLGLRTLRLLSLSFSLMDTRSDRGFPYEEFWRRSLGMAIASKRFAAVNGIEDEDECFLMGLVYHLGLMGIGVCYAEELSQRFGDRCVLDELTPKIEHDLSGTNRFELGACMLARWNFPDSMIGVLAKRNTSPETQDCFYATAERLAQLMLSGTTDLREVVGLRKYVCQNFGLAETQFDEMFNGMLNDWKGYQPLFNFDTIAFESLHDLEAQAKQSMVEISLSMERTIREMSHKHDELLQLAWIDGLTQLKNRTAFNNEVPEASQSYLRESQSFGLMIADIDHFKNFNDTFGHTAGDCILREVGHCLKRHLRKSDHVYRFGGEEFVLLVSNCEFESVMRVGERLRTAIEDLRVDYEDYQLCVTVSMGICWVDRGKHNSFEEIFETADACLFEAKRKGRNRCVVSTTESEPRRVVFEKNASPGPLTLESSTEPSCSPAAAR, encoded by the coding sequence ATGATCGATCGAGAGGAGATGCCCTCGCCGCCGACCGTTGCAGTTGAGCTGTTACGGCTTGTCGGGCAGCCGGAGGTGCGGATCGATGAGATCACCAGAGTCATCAGCGCCGATCCGGCATTGGCAACCAAGTTGATCGATTACTGTAACTCGCCGCTCACGCTTTCGACGCGTCGGATATCTAGCTTGCATCAGGCGGTCACGATGCTCGGATTGAGAACGCTGCGGCTTTTGTCCCTGTCGTTCTCACTGATGGACACGCGAAGCGACCGAGGATTCCCCTACGAAGAGTTTTGGCGACGCTCGCTGGGGATGGCGATCGCGTCGAAGCGATTTGCCGCCGTGAACGGTATCGAAGACGAAGATGAGTGTTTCTTGATGGGGCTGGTGTATCACCTCGGCCTGATGGGAATCGGGGTTTGCTACGCCGAAGAGTTGTCTCAGCGGTTTGGCGATCGATGTGTACTCGACGAATTGACGCCCAAGATTGAACACGATCTTAGCGGAACCAATCGCTTCGAATTGGGCGCCTGCATGCTCGCACGGTGGAACTTTCCCGATTCGATGATCGGTGTTTTGGCAAAGCGAAACACGTCTCCCGAAACTCAAGACTGTTTCTACGCCACGGCCGAACGTCTTGCACAACTGATGTTGTCGGGAACTACCGATCTGCGCGAAGTCGTCGGGCTACGAAAATACGTTTGTCAGAACTTCGGATTAGCGGAAACGCAGTTTGACGAGATGTTCAATGGCATGCTGAATGACTGGAAAGGTTATCAGCCGCTCTTTAATTTTGACACGATTGCTTTCGAATCGCTGCATGATCTCGAGGCCCAGGCGAAGCAATCGATGGTCGAAATCTCGTTGAGCATGGAGCGAACGATTCGAGAGATGTCGCACAAGCACGACGAGTTGTTGCAACTCGCTTGGATCGATGGCCTGACGCAGCTGAAAAATCGTACCGCGTTCAACAATGAAGTTCCCGAGGCGTCGCAGAGCTACTTGCGCGAGTCGCAATCGTTTGGGTTGATGATCGCTGACATCGACCATTTTAAGAACTTTAACGATACGTTCGGACACACCGCCGGCGATTGCATTCTCCGCGAGGTCGGGCACTGTCTTAAACGTCACTTGCGCAAATCCGATCACGTCTATCGGTTCGGCGGTGAGGAATTTGTACTGCTGGTCAGCAACTGCGAATTCGAATCGGTGATGCGGGTCGGAGAACGATTGCGGACGGCGATCGAAGACCTGCGTGTCGACTACGAAGACTATCAGTTGTGTGTCACCGTCAGCATGGGGATCTGCTGGGTGGATCGCGGCAAACACAACAGCTTCGAAGAAATTTTTGAAACCGCCGACGCTTGCCTGTTCGAGGCCAAACGCAAAGGACGCAACCGATGTGTGGTTTCGACGACCGAAAGCGAACCGCGACGGGTGGTTTTCGAAAAGAATGCGAGCCCTGGACCGCTAACGCTGGAATCGTCTACCGAGCCGTCTTGTTCGCCGGCTGCGGCCCGCTAA
- a CDS encoding PH domain-containing protein, whose protein sequence is MGLLSGIMGSASEANLDKVEKLIDAIIVDGETIEAGYQLIRDMIVLTNKRVIVIDRQGVTGRKTEFLSIPYRSIVRYSIETAGTFDLDADLKLWLSSTAEPLCFDFRKSNHVSDIVKILTRHVCG, encoded by the coding sequence ATGGGTTTACTTTCCGGAATCATGGGTTCGGCATCGGAAGCCAACCTCGACAAAGTCGAAAAACTGATCGATGCGATCATCGTCGATGGCGAAACGATTGAGGCAGGCTATCAATTGATTCGCGATATGATTGTCTTGACCAACAAACGAGTCATCGTGATCGATCGCCAAGGCGTGACGGGTCGCAAGACAGAATTCCTATCGATTCCCTATCGCAGTATCGTTCGCTACTCGATCGAAACCGCCGGGACGTTTGACTTGGACGCGGACTTGAAACTGTGGCTCTCGAGCACCGCCGAGCCGCTGTGCTTTGATTTTCGAAAATCAAACCACGTTTCGGACATCGTCAAAATTCTGACGCGGCATGTCTGCGGTTAA
- a CDS encoding response regulator: MSESQSSPATPHRILIADDNLANRELLEAYLVGIDCEIETSVDGQDTLDKVASFKPDLVLLDVMMPKLSGFEVCKQIKDNADTSRVMVLMVTALNELGDIERAVAAGTDDFLTKPVQKMHLLKRVENMLKLKGVEDELDRLRKYIQMIEDADNGN; the protein is encoded by the coding sequence ATGTCTGAATCGCAATCTTCTCCCGCCACTCCGCATCGAATCTTGATCGCGGACGACAACTTGGCCAACCGCGAGTTGCTTGAAGCCTACTTGGTGGGGATTGATTGCGAAATCGAGACCTCGGTCGACGGCCAGGACACGCTGGACAAAGTCGCGTCGTTCAAGCCTGATCTGGTCTTGCTCGACGTGATGATGCCCAAGTTAAGCGGCTTCGAAGTCTGTAAGCAGATCAAAGACAACGCCGATACATCGCGTGTGATGGTGTTGATGGTCACGGCATTGAACGAACTCGGTGATATCGAACGTGCCGTTGCCGCCGGAACGGACGATTTCTTGACCAAGCCGGTGCAAAAGATGCATTTGCTCAAACGCGTCGAAAATATGCTTAAACTCAAGGGTGTTGAAGACGAACTTGATCGTCTGCGAAAATACATCCAGATGATTGAAGACGCCGACAACGGCAACTAA
- a CDS encoding serine hydroxymethyltransferase, producing MNPLQQQDPQIWGAIEDEARRQREGLELIASENYTSYAVMQAAGSVLTNKYAEGYPGRRYYGGCEHVDVVEQVAIDRAKELFGAEIANVQPHSGSQANAAVYLSCLKPGDTVLGLDLAQGGHLTHGMKLNISGQLYNFISYGVTKDTHRLDFDQLASLAREHKPKLIVAGASAYPREIPHDKFAEIANEVGAKLMVDMAHYAGLVAAKIHNSPVPYADYVTTTTHKTLRGPRGGMILCKEEHAKLINRNVFPGTQGGPLMHVIAGKAVCFGEALADDYKTYAQQVVDNAKVLAETLTSAGLPLVSGGTDNHLMLVDVTALGLGGKAAESILDACGITVNMNMIPFDTRKPMDPSGIRIGTPALTTRGMGGDEMKRVGAWIHTALASPEDAELHTRIRDEIRQMCESFPVPADRESIATTV from the coding sequence ATGAATCCGCTGCAGCAACAAGACCCCCAGATTTGGGGCGCCATCGAAGATGAAGCTCGCCGCCAACGCGAAGGTTTGGAACTGATCGCGAGCGAAAACTACACCAGCTATGCGGTGATGCAGGCTGCCGGCAGCGTGCTGACGAATAAATATGCCGAAGGCTATCCCGGACGCCGTTACTATGGCGGTTGCGAACATGTCGATGTGGTCGAACAAGTCGCGATCGATCGCGCTAAGGAACTCTTCGGCGCCGAAATCGCGAACGTTCAACCACACAGTGGCTCCCAAGCCAACGCCGCTGTCTATCTTTCCTGCCTTAAACCAGGCGACACCGTCCTCGGCCTCGACCTCGCCCAAGGCGGGCACCTGACGCATGGAATGAAGCTGAACATCAGCGGACAACTGTACAACTTTATTTCTTACGGCGTCACCAAAGACACCCACCGTTTGGATTTTGACCAGCTCGCGTCGCTGGCTCGCGAACACAAGCCGAAGCTGATCGTCGCCGGTGCGAGCGCCTACCCGCGTGAGATTCCGCACGACAAGTTTGCCGAAATCGCCAACGAAGTCGGTGCCAAACTGATGGTCGACATGGCCCACTACGCGGGTTTGGTCGCCGCCAAAATCCACAACTCGCCGGTGCCCTATGCGGACTACGTGACGACGACCACGCACAAGACGTTGCGCGGCCCCCGTGGCGGGATGATTTTGTGCAAAGAAGAACATGCCAAGCTGATCAATCGGAACGTCTTTCCCGGAACGCAGGGCGGTCCGTTGATGCACGTCATCGCCGGAAAAGCAGTCTGCTTTGGCGAAGCCCTTGCCGACGATTACAAAACCTACGCTCAGCAGGTCGTCGACAATGCGAAGGTACTCGCCGAAACGTTGACCTCCGCCGGGCTACCACTGGTCAGCGGCGGAACCGACAATCACTTGATGCTGGTCGATGTCACAGCACTGGGATTGGGCGGAAAAGCGGCCGAATCAATTCTTGATGCATGCGGAATCACGGTGAACATGAACATGATTCCTTTTGACACTCGTAAACCAATGGATCCCTCGGGTATCCGCATCGGAACGCCGGCGCTGACGACCCGTGGTATGGGCGGAGACGAAATGAAACGCGTCGGCGCGTGGATTCACACCGCATTGGCTTCGCCAGAGGACGCCGAGCTTCATACACGAATCCGCGACGAAATTCGTCAAATGTGCGAGAGCTTTCCCGTGCCCGCCGATCGCGAGTCGATCGCGACGACGGTTTAA